The Pelodiscus sinensis isolate JC-2024 chromosome 24, ASM4963464v1, whole genome shotgun sequence genomic interval ACCAACTCTGAAACATCCTTGCAGAGCTTCAATCCATGGTAGAGGTGATAGGGAAGCCAGCAGAGGAAGAAGGAAGCCACCGCGGCAGCCATGACTTTGAAGGGCTTCCTACCCCACGCCAGCCTCTTCTCTTTCATTTTCAACCCCATCTGGCCGTAACATCCTGCGATGGTGCAGAAGGGCAGCAGGAAGCCCAGCAGGAACCGGACTACAAAGATGGCCACATGGATCTGTCTCTCCCGATCCAGCATCTCAGCTCTGGTCCAGGCTTTGGAGAGAGCATAATTGTTGATACAGATgattctgcccccctccaccacgCGGGTCTCCCGGAAAGCCAGGTAGGGGGTGCTGAGAGCAAAGGAGACCAGCCACATACCCACGACAAGGTTCCTAGCCCGGCTCATGGTGCGATGATGCCGGGACCAGACAGGGTGGCAGGTCAGGGCGTAGCGGTCCAGGCTGATGAGGGTGAGGAGGAAGACGCAGGAGAACATGACCACGGAGATGCAGGTGTTGAAGAGTTTGCACATGGCCGTGCCGAAGACCCAGCGGTAACCCAGGAGGATATAGACAGCAAAGAAGGGGATCAGCAGGGTGAAGAGGAGGTAGCACAACACCAGGTTGAGGAACAAGAGTGTGGTCACCGTCCTCCTTATCTTCTGCCTTAGCACCCACAGGTACAGACTGTTCACCACCACACCCACCAGAGAGGTGGGGAAGAGCAACACGGCCATGGCAAGGTGTGTGGCACTCACGGCTGCGGGGCTCTGGCTGGAATTTGCCTCCATGGCTGGTGGGAGAATTGTGATCTCTTGTTCCATGGTGCCCTGCAGAGAGACGGAAGAGGAGTTAGACTTGGAAGGGACAACACAGGATGAGAGGAgtgtggaagaggaggaaaggagaaATACCACAATGGGCtcattgtcagaggctggagagggatggcaggagacaaatcgcttgatcattgtctttggtccaccctctctggggcacctg includes:
- the LOC102459745 gene encoding putative G-protein coupled receptor 33 is translated as MEQEITILPPAMEANSSQSPAAVSATHLAMAVLLFPTSLVGVVVNSLYLWVLRQKIRRTVTTLLFLNLVLCYLLFTLLIPFFAVYILLGYRWVFGTAMCKLFNTCISVVMFSCVFLLTLISLDRYALTCHPVWSRHHRTMSRARNLVVGMWLVSFALSTPYLAFRETRVVEGGRIICINNYALSKAWTRAEMLDRERQIHVAIFVVRFLLGFLLPFCTIAGCYGQMGLKMKEKRLAWGRKPFKVMAAAVASFFLCWLPYHLYHGLKLCKDVSELVTSAMFVIYIVTSFFNACFTPVLYLFVGEKFKQVFRTSLLTLVKAAFVDELESSAYESSGRHGSEIQNI